Proteins found in one Thermostichus vulcanus str. 'Rupite' genomic segment:
- the grxC gene encoding glutaredoxin 3, protein MAVEIYTWRFCPFCIRAKQLLDRKGVKYTEYAIDGDEVARAEMAKRANGRRSVPQIFIDNQHIGGCDDLYYLDAQGQLDPLLQQAS, encoded by the coding sequence ATGGCTGTTGAAATCTACACTTGGCGCTTCTGTCCCTTTTGCATTCGAGCAAAGCAGCTTCTGGATCGCAAAGGTGTGAAATATACAGAGTACGCCATTGATGGAGACGAAGTGGCACGGGCGGAAATGGCTAAGCGGGCCAATGGTCGCCGCTCTGTGCCGCAGATTTTCATTGACAACCAGCACATCGGCGGGTGTGATGATCTCTACTATCTAGATGCCCAAGGTCAGTTGGATCCTCTCTTGCAACAAGCCAGTTGA
- a CDS encoding DUF2470 domain-containing protein, whose protein sequence is MPDLLTPQVSDRICKHMNDDHADAVVLYALVFGQVQGATQARMQAIDSEGMDLWVQGEGGEQTVRIPFDHPLKDSEDAHHTLIEMVKQARAQLRK, encoded by the coding sequence ATGCCTGACCTTCTCACCCCGCAAGTTAGCGATCGTATTTGCAAGCACATGAATGACGACCATGCTGATGCCGTGGTCCTCTATGCGCTGGTGTTTGGGCAGGTTCAGGGGGCTACTCAAGCTCGGATGCAAGCCATCGACTCTGAGGGCATGGATTTGTGGGTGCAGGGGGAAGGGGGAGAGCAAACCGTTCGGATCCCATTTGATCATCCCCTCAAGGATTCAGAAGATGCGCACCACACCCTGATCGAGATGGTGAAGCAGGCCCGCGCTCAGCTACGGAAGTAG
- a CDS encoding AI-2E family transporter, protein MPEPSRWPVWAKLNNSQLLRILLLLACAWALSQVLAYFELVITIFVIAAILAYLLSYPVGWLTRFFSHNFSVYLVTFVTVIFLSSMTAVLGLTLISQLPQLQESIATFLNTVFNAIDQLERLLGNFNIEIDIQEFEQQIKDQTLNLLGSGVLTLRSLLLSLVNLFLIFIVAFFMLLDGKRLWSLFLKPFPDEWQTRITETVRRNFLGFFWGRVVLSFFFAISSFLVFLVLQIPSALTLSMIAGLFDLIPGIGATIGISLIALILLPQSVWLSIQVLVVCISLQQVEENLLLPRVMQGSLNISPVVMFFSLFVGGTLAGLLGVFLAIPVTGVLINLLEIDEMKGDPKR, encoded by the coding sequence ATGCCTGAGCCTTCCCGTTGGCCTGTTTGGGCTAAATTGAACAACTCTCAGCTGTTGCGCATTTTGCTGCTCTTGGCCTGTGCGTGGGCTTTGTCTCAGGTGCTGGCCTATTTCGAGTTGGTGATCACCATTTTTGTGATCGCTGCCATTTTGGCTTACTTGCTCAGTTACCCTGTCGGTTGGCTGACACGCTTTTTCTCCCATAATTTTTCGGTTTATCTGGTTACCTTTGTTACTGTCATTTTCTTGTCTAGCATGACGGCGGTGTTGGGCCTAACGTTGATTTCCCAGTTACCACAGCTTCAGGAGAGCATTGCCACGTTCTTGAATACCGTTTTTAATGCCATCGACCAGCTAGAACGTCTGCTAGGCAACTTCAATATCGAAATCGATATCCAGGAGTTTGAGCAGCAGATTAAGGATCAAACCTTAAACCTGCTGGGATCCGGAGTGTTGACTTTGCGCAGCTTGCTCCTGAGTTTGGTGAATTTGTTTTTAATTTTTATTGTTGCCTTTTTTATGTTGTTGGATGGAAAACGATTGTGGAGCCTATTCCTAAAGCCTTTTCCTGATGAGTGGCAAACCCGCATTACTGAAACAGTGCGGCGAAATTTCTTAGGTTTCTTTTGGGGGAGGGTTGTTCTCTCGTTTTTCTTCGCAATTTCCAGCTTTTTGGTTTTTCTAGTCCTTCAGATCCCCTCCGCCTTGACTTTATCGATGATCGCGGGTTTGTTCGATCTCATTCCAGGTATTGGGGCTACGATTGGTATTAGCCTGATCGCCCTGATCCTGTTGCCTCAAAGTGTGTGGCTCTCGATCCAGGTGTTGGTGGTTTGTATCTCTTTGCAGCAGGTGGAGGAAAACCTACTTTTGCCCCGCGTCATGCAGGGATCCCTGAATATCAGCCCTGTGGTGATGTTCTTTTCCCTATTTGTGGGCGGGACTCTGGCAGGGTTACTGGGGGTTTTCCTCGCGATCCCGGTAACGGGGGTATTGATCAATTTGCTTGAAATCGATGAGATGAAGGGGGATCCCAAACGGTGA